aacaccaaagtgggactaaatctggaatgggatgttcaaaaagcacatatgggtgatggtcaggtgttcgcAAACTGCGTGTACGGTTTAGGTGTAGCATTTTACAATTTTGACCCCTTCATATGGCAGTACAAAGACACCAGAAAAAGGTTTAAGCAGTAAGCAGTATTCAAACCGAACATGAAGATTCACATGTTGGAAAGCCAAATCAATGAGGCAGAAAGGATGTGAAAAACATGTGTTGTTACTTTCGCTTCACAGTGACTTTATATAGGTGACCTGTGAATTTGCAAACCCCGGTCTTGGgataagaaaaataagagaGTGAGGATTTTGCATTAGAAAAAGTTGAGGGTAAGATGTGCTGTGCATtgctgtttaatattttctttcattatgtATCTATAATTCATTGTATAATAGAGTATTTGGGTAGACAAGTTGTTTGATTcgtttcatgtttttctttcgTGTCAGTGATAAAGACCTTAGTAGTAAAGACCTTTTGGCAAGGTTTGCCtactttatactttttttatgtgaagcatctgaCATGGATCTGGCTGTAGGCTGGATGTACACTTGCGTTAATTTTGTAACAGTTGTATAAAGTACAGGTGGCATGGTGCACAGTGAGTAGAGAGGTTACCATCTCACAACTCCAGGATCCCGAGTTCAAAcgtgagctcaggttactgcctgtgCCATGGTTCACATATTCTCCACATGGTGTATTCTCTCGTTTTCTCCCACcgcccaaaaacatgcctgtaggcGGATTGATAACTCTTaagttgcccctaggtgtgaatgagtgtgtgaatttatttgtgCATGGACTGTTattcaggatgtattcctgcatcatgcctagtgttcctgggataggccccAGATCCACTATGACTTTGATCAGGTTAAAGTACTTACTgcatgaagatgaatgaataaatgcttagaagtatatataattatatacactCAGATGTTTCCTTATAATTCAAAGATTTAATTTAACCAATACACATTTTATGATTCATACTGTTAGCATGGAGCCATCCCATCTGCCTActtgtgcttttttctttaaaagtctGTTTTTATTAACAGTCTTGATTACTAACCTACTCTGATGTTTTGAACACACCAGCCATGGTTTAATGGCATGaggtaaatttttttctttgtttgccttgtgtgtttatgtaaagaTTATGTCAGGAGAAATGGACGTCCACATCATCCTGGATGATCCGGCGGGGAACAGTTACCTGCAGGTAAATTTGCTTCTGTTCATGACTATTATCATGAAATGTATGATGGTTAAGACTGACATTTTGAATAAGATTAAGCATGAAGTTTCTCTCTGTAGAACGTTTATGCTCCAGACCCCGATCCCGAAATGAAGATTGAGAAGTATGTGCGAACGTTCGAACAGAATGAGGACCTTGGACTTAACGACATGAAAACAGAGGGTTATGGCGAGGCTGAGAATTGAGACTGATATAAAACAGCAGCCAGCGGTCAAGATTAGATAAAgctatgggttttttttaattgtttttattcgGTAAGACCTGTAAGAGTAATGATGTCAAGCGTACCAAAAAGGAGGAAATGTAAGTACTACCTTGACGTTTGAGTTAATGTAAAAATGCCCTGGCTTCCTTACTGCTATACAGaagaacatttttgttttggtaTTTGGCTAAACTGCCCTGTGATGGTCATTAATTTAACTATAACCACCAAGCTGTTAAAAAATTAAGTgggtatatataaatatttaagaaatgcatattatttaaatagcaCTTCATTTGTTAAGGCTACATGcattgattttctttaaatcagGTAAATAAAGAACCaactgtatgtaatgtatgcattgtgtttgtacaataaaaatgatatgaacCTGTTCTGTGATGTAGATGGGTTTTAATAAATTGAACACTCCTAAGTTGAAGATGGTCATAGATAATAGTCTGGGTGTGAGTAGGCCTAACAATAAGCATGTGTAATTAAACTGAGtcataaacattaataacaataagGAGCTGGTTAATTCATGCAGCTTTCTGCGGCTTGGAAAAACACTGATACACTGCTTGTCTTTGTGCCTTCCTCAGGCTCTCAACATTTATTGAATTaaacaggaggaaaaaataaCAATACGTCATTTAAAAGCAGTGGGAACGACAACAAGCACTGGTCTAAAAACTACTAAGAGTGTATGCTAATGGTCagccattgtgttttttttcctttttttttcattccgcTCACAGTCCACCTTTGTTCACGGCCAGGTTCAACATGTCCGCCGCTCATTTGAAGCCAGTAGTGGTTAGTGTTCATCTCGATGTGGACACAGCGCCTCATATACAAGCATTTCTCCGACAAATAAACAGCATAACTCAGTTTCTTAACACCTTAAGACAATGCAGAAATCAGGCGAGAACAAGAAAATGTGTTACTTTAGAGACTCAAAATGGTGGCACCGCTGTGTAGAGGGAGCCGTGATGTCAGTGTCCTCGGTCACGAAGCTCATCACTTGCTCTTGGCTGGTTTCTCGGTTTTCTTGGGCAGCAGAACAGCTTGGATGTTTGGCAACACTCCGCCCTGGGCGATGGTAACGCCACCTAAAAGTTTATTGAGCTCCTCGTCGTTGCGGACAGCGAGCTGCAAATGGCGGGGGATGATCCTCGTCTTTTTGTTGTCTCTAGCCGCGTTTCCGGCCAGCTCGAGGATTTCAGCCGTCAGGTATTCCAGCACAGCGGCCAGATACACAGGCGCCCCCGCGCCTACCCGCTCTGCGTAGTTCCCTTTGCGTAACAGTCTGTGGACACGACCCACTGGAAACTGAAGTCCAGCTCTGGACGAACGAGACTTGGCCTTGGCTCGGGCCTTTCCTCCGGTTTTCCCCCTGCCAGACATATTCAAACCACAAAAGAGCTAGACACTACTGTAGTTTATAACTCCTTCACAATTTCAATTGCAGTCACTGCGCTCTATTATGATGTAAGCAGGGTTTGATATTTATACCCCAATCCTGACTCGGATTGGACGCACTGAATCCCTACAACGCGACCAATCACAAAGCGCTATGTGTAGCGCGAGACGCCGCGAACATCCTATCACCGTGAAGTCTGTTTCTACTGTCATTTGCAAGCGAATTCTATAAATAGAGGCGAGCCGACCGCGTAGAAAGTATACAGAGTCGAGCCGAGGAGAATTGACGTTACTTTGACGGAGGGAAAAGATGCCTGATCCTGCGAAATCCGCCCCAGCTCCTAAGAAGGGCTCGAAAAAGGCTGTGACTAAGACACAGAAGAAGGGGGACAAGAAAAGGCGCAAGACCAGGAAAGAAAGCTATGCCATTTACGTGTACAAAGTGTTAAAACAAGTCCACCCGGACACTGGTATTTCATCCAAAGCAATGGGCATCATGAATTCATTCGTGAATGACATCTTCGAGCGCATTGCCGGCGAAGCTTCACGCCTGGCTCATTACAACAAGCGCTCCACCATCACATCCCGAGAGATTCAGACCGCTGTTCGCCTGCTTTTGCCAGGAGAACTGGCTAAACACGCCGTGTCCGAGGGCACCAAGGCTGTGACCAAGTACACTAGCTCCAAGTGAAGGTAGGAGCACAAGATGGACTGAACGGATGAGGCGCCTACGGAAGACGGAAGTGATCTCTGCTCTTTGATACCGCATGTTTATTCCGGGGTATTTGTTCGTCCTGCGCAAAATTACTGCCTGAAATGTTTTGGAAGGACGTTTAAAAATTACTGTATTTTGCAGTCATTCGTCTTTTCTTTACTGCTTTTCTTGAATGTTCCCCCTGAAATGTACTTGTTTGCATGTGTGAAAGAAGGCACAGGTTTCCTCATATGTAACACTTCTGGTGCTGTTTAGCTCCAGAGTGCACTTCATAACATCAGCCAGAAaacctgggggaaaaaaaagattttatgtaCTGTATGGATTTAAAACTGTGTCTTAATATTGAACATTAGTtcacaatgattttttttgtcaactCACAGAATAAACATGTTGATTCATGTTGACTCCAATGCATTCATGAAGTTTATTGAAGTATTGTTAATCATAAGGGTGTGACTGGCGTCACCAGTGACATCACAGTGATCAGGAGTTCTGAAGGAGTTTTAAAATAAGTCTGAACATTATTAACACTAACCAGTATTACTGTGGATTACATCAAAAACATATTCTAAGGTGTGGCACATTTCATAAAATATGCTACtaaataaattctgtttttaaggaaaaaaaaaaacacacccacacaaactgTAGCACTGTGTATTCGCTCCTACCATTCTACGTTTTTACGTGTAATAATCGTTCGCATTATTATCATGTTGTAATGCCTTAATAATGAAAGCACTGGGGAGCTTGTTAGGTTAGATGAGGTTCAacattattgtcattgtcagagtatgagtacagtcagagacaatgaaatgcagtatTTGTAGAGCTTGTGTGTTCTCAAGTTCAAGATTGGTGCAGCTGCGCTACACAACTTGCACTATGAACACAAAAAATAGTCCTAAACTGTACCTTTGCGTGTCTCTGGGGTGCTACCAGAAATGGTACCATCATTTGAACTTTTAATATGTATTGTTCACCAGGAAACGTGGGTATATGTAATATTACGTAAGATACATAAATGAACACTAATTTGTTTTTAGAGTGATggtttaaaggtacactacaggCACTTTTCTGTTTAAAAGATACAAAATATACTAcaggtacaaaaggtgtacacTTTGAGGATACCACCTCAGCGACAAGCAAAGGTACGGTGTAGTAGACTTGTACAGTGAGATTTCACCCACAGGGTTGGTAGACTGGATTCAATAGTAAGCTAATGTTAGGTTTGAGCTACTTGAGTTTTCCTTTCACGTAAGACATTTGACTACGTTTTACGAGAAacgtagaaaaaaaaactcggAGGTAAGTTACCTAATATTTATTGTTACAAATGTCAATGTCATTAGCTTAGTATTTATCTAGCCAATATATATTGTGACAGATCGCTGTTAGCCTTACTAGTGTATTAAAATGGGTATGTTCTTGTATTATCAGAGTCTTTCTAGATAACGTTTGCGGTATTATTAATTTACTAGCTCCTGTTAGCTAGCTTTAGACGAAGTTTGGCAATGTTACTTAGTGAAAAGCAACTAGTTTAGTATCAGTAAccaaaatcagtgtgtgattcaAGGTGCAGTGGTGTGATTACTTTCTCTTTTGTGACTTTACTTGCACTTTTACTTTCattctttcagtttttcttgGATTAATATTTGATTTGCATGTTTAGTTAAGTAACTTAAGACAGGAATTTGGGTATTTCTATCATGTCTTTATATGTTGTACATGCTTCTAACAAGATATATACAAGATAATTACACTGAATTAAAGTAGATTAATACTGGATTAACAAACAGATTTAGGCAGACAGATGTCATATGCATATATGATGATAGAGAAAAGGTAACTGAATATTAGTTCAATAGAGCTATAAAATGGTTTCACAGATTTTATGTTTTACAAATAGCAGTTCAAAGTATAAGAGTATAAGCAGTTCAGTGTATAAGACATTCTGAGCAATGATAATTACAGgaatttttaatatcattttgaTTGTAAGAACTGCCATTGGTAAAGAAGAATAATATAGACTAATGTGTGtctcacattttcttcattatcataaataacaaaatggtgtgtgtgtagatctaaataatgagaaaacaaaatacaatatttttaaggATTTGCATTTTGCCTTTATAAGTGCCTCCATTCTCTTTTGTGTTCTCATTCTTCAAGAGAATCACAGCAAAACctctttttaaattgtttttctgTTCGTCTTGTTCTAGGTTGAGAACGAGTGAATTGAAGAACAAGAGTGATCACCTTGTTCTAGATTGAtgctttttattagttttaacTTCATTGAATTTTTCCTTCAGCGATCATTAGATCTGTTACATATTAGCACCAGGTTTGTGTAACAACCTCTGACTTGTTTGTTTCAGCCCATCAGCtgtaatataaaacatttaatgatCCACCATCCAGACCCTAGTAGATCTGTATTGTTGctatactttatacttttcCAAATTATAACTTTGTAATCTTCATTttaaagttacaggtttatGTCTCAGTGTTTGCCTTTCAAAAAAATATCTCATCATACTGACCTGTTTCAGTGACCCAAACACTACTAAATGTCCTGTTCCAAAAGAAATAAAGGTGTGTTTGGTGTTAGCTGCTGGAATTCTTAGCATCTAACCCCTAGCTTTCATTATCATTCTGAGCTGCAAGTTTGCTATGAAGAATAAAAGGCAGATATCCTTATCCTTATAAGCCATTTTCTCATGCTAGTATAAATAAAGATCTAACACTACTGTCAGGTAAAATCCTATTAGGAGAGGACGTAGGACtgctttaaatctgatgcaggcagctacacaTGCCATGAGAGAGAGGCACAGCAGGGGGGTGATGTGGGAGAACTTGAGGGAATTTCCCAGGTTCAGTTGTTTAAGGGAAGTGAAGGAAactttaatccattttaattcagtttggaATTAGATTACATTTTTGTTCTAGTAACTGCCTTACATATCAAAAGCTTTCACTGTATTCAGTCTGGATTGAGGTACTAATGAATActgaaaaagaagcacagagggCAAACATGAGAGtgaagaaaaaggagagaggCTTTTTTCTGAGGTCCTTATATTTTACACATCTGTATAACAATTATTATCTACATACACcattatttttctgtatctttttttttttttttgcttgtaatgTACATTGTATTcactcaccaaacactttaataggaactcCTGTACACCTACTTATTCAtcaaattatccaatcagccaatcatatggatAAAGCTGAGGCTGCATTGGGCACAGGTTCAGCAAAAATGGACAGCTGAAAACTGGAAAATCGTAGCCTgctctgatgaatctcgatttctggtGAGCCACACAGATGATAGGGTCGGCATGCATGAATCCACGGATCCAAcctgctttgtgtcaacagtccaggctgttGGGGGTGATGTAatagtgtggggaatgttttcttggcacacctcattaacactgttaataccaatcaattatcacttgaatgccacagctgttttgagtattgttgctgaccatgtgcttcttggccacaatttacccattttCTAAAggttacttccagcatgataatgcaccatgtaacaaagcaaaagtcatctcaaactagtctcatgaacatgacaagttcattgttcttcagtggccttcccagtcacatgatctgaatccaatagaagacctttgggatgtggtagaacgggagattcgcagcatgaaagtgcacctgaaaaatctgcaggaattgcttgatgcaatcatgtcaacatggaccagaatctcaaaggaatgtttccaacatcttgtggaatccatgccatgaagaattgaggctgttttgaaagcaaagggaggccctacttagtattagtagtgtttctaataaagtgctcagtgagtatGTATTGAACATGTGTATCTTCTTCTACACACTTATCTCTAGGTTAGATGATCCTGTTACAGACTGTGTTGCTTGATTTTTGACCTACAAAAATCTTAAACTTCTTTCCTTCACATGGATACTGCGCATTGGAACaaacatacaatacatacaCCTGGCATGTGTACACCCTTGTGGATATTCAAAGAACTGTTATTGAAATACATTACATGACATggagagatttaaaaaagattttattaacAGCTTAGAAACAAAATATCCCTTTCCCAGACATTATATACTCTTTCCTCCACAGACCAGAAACAAAGACAATGGAAAGGTGAAAAGAATGGGAACAGATGAAAAGGAGGAATAAAGAATTcgcatttttactttcttggaACAGCAAAAGCTTTcataggaagaaaaaaactacAACTTCCTTAATGTCAGTGCAGTCCAGTGAGAAATTCACCGGTAATAGAGGTGAGtggatgtggatgccaaaaaaaaaaaaaaaaaaaaaaagctaatggTAGCATGTTCATCAGTGGTGTTAacctacactcactgtccactatCTTAGGAATACccatacacctgctcatttcatgtaattatccaaattatcacgtggcagcagcacaatgcataaaatcatgcaggtataggtcaagagcttcagctaatgttcacatcaaacaatgGGGGTGAAATGCAATCTCAAttactttgaccatggcatggttgttgctgCCAGAGGGACTGGTTCGAATAattctgaaactgctgatcatctgggattttcacacaaaaaacttGGCGCAAAACAACCAACCAACCGACCAACCAACCATTCAGCAAGTGGTAATAATGCAGACAGAAATTTTCAGCacaggaaaatggccagactggttcaagctgacaagaAGCCTACGGTAACTCAAAGCACTCTTTACCACTGTAGTGAGCAGAGAAGCATCTCAGAACCAGCAACATGTCAAACCTACAACAGAAGACCATATTGGAGTTCCAAtactatcagccaagaacagaaagctgaggctgcagtgggcacaggctcactgaaactggacagttgaagatcgGAAAaaatagcctggtctgatgtaTCTCGATTTCTTCTGAgccacacagatggtagggtcagaatttggcaccaacggCATGAATCCAATGACCGAACCTGCCGTGTGTCAACAgcccaggctggtggaggtggtgtaatagtgcggggaatgttttcttggcatacgcacgccattctcctctgatctttatcatcagcaaggcatttccactcACGGAACTGCTGTTCtcaaaagatgtttttttttgtttttcctccttctttgtaaactctagagactggtgtGCCATTCTGTTtgaggtgaacattaactgaagctcttaaatTTGCATGAATTTAAGCACTGAACTGTTGCCACACACTTGGCTggttggataattacatgaataagcaggtgtacaggtgttcctaataaagtggtcagtcaGTGTATAATGCAAATGCAGTAAGACAATGGGACTAAATATTGAAGTGACATGATCCATACACAGAAATTGAATTTATAAAAGGTCAAATTTCACATTTGTTTGGTTATTGTATTCCACTGATAAAGAATTCGGCATTTCTAGACACATACAATGAAGCAAAACAAAAGCCCAGGAAAGGAGTCATCTTAAAAGAcctatattttaaatttttcatcTTGTCTGGTTATGCAAATTACCAGAAATTTAATTGTAGATGACAAACtggtgtagaaaaaaaaattcttaatcATATTCATCAAATTCATCTTGCATCTCTTCTCAAAAGAAATTAGAATTTAAGATTTTAGGTTGAATGTCTAGACTCCagcacaaaatgttaaaatatttgtgaGGACACAGTGAACTTTACATGGAGTGAGCTCATTTTGTGTATGTATAATCCCAATAACAAGTGCACACAGAATGAGGGAAAAGCTGCAATGTGTGCATTCCATACAGGCAGATAGGATTAACAGACTGTAGTTGCTCATAGACTTTCAAGCTGAATGTATTCAGTTTCAGTAGATCACATTTACCAAATGGCGAGCTACTGTATGAAAATGCTGACATTATCTAAAATGCTCTGAAATGTTTGGTTGTGATCCGAGGAGAACAGATgatgtgtacaaaaaaaaaaaaaaaaaaaaaaaaccctttaatcACAGTCAATAAATACGACAACACAAAAATGAGATGTTCCAGTTGTTATAATTCATCCCCTATATGGGCTTGTGAATCATCGTCCCCTGTTGTTTCtgtaaaaaaacatggacaatCATTTACGTAGGATACAATTTAAACTTGTACTGAAGAACTAGCCTGTTTTATCTGAAATCACTTTCTATATTAGATGTCAGAGTATGAATGACTATGTTCACATGCACATCAATAATCCGATATTAttcagaatttggcaatattctaattagtctTGAGTCATGTATACTCTGCAATccgattgcccgattcagattaagacaatattctgattcccacccccggaatatgcctgttttaatcggaaatttgttgcatgtaaacacattattcagagaatccactgaaaggagatatatgcgcattctcagtccgcaaggaattgtgggtgctaacagaagCTTTGCCTAACAGATGCTTACCCGAACCTTTTCATTTCGAGGTGGTGTTGTCAGGCATTTTTGATGGTAAGAAGTGTTAGAGCcctaattaaattagtgtgaaaaAGTAGTAATAAGTCTAACAACTGAGCATACTCAATAACCAACGGCAACATCTTGAATCTCCTGGGAAATAACAGTGGGAAAGGAAAAGCGCATGTGTTGATTGGCATGCTTACAaaaaccatgtatacaggaacattacgatgcctgtacgcatataaacattgtATTTGGAATACGGCTGCACCccaaatatagaccttaaactgAATTTGATGTACATGTAAACCTAGTCACTGAAACCCAAAACAGTTTCTGAACTGAATCCAGTCTGAGTTCTGTATGATTACATGTTTGGATTAAGTCTAATTTACTGATGATTATTAATGTCGGgccttttttttgtgaatattgTCACCTTTGATTTGGAAAATAAAAGGGCAAACAAGTCAGGTTTATATTTCATATGTACAGTGCTTTGCATATGTCTAGGGTATGgtgggcattagtcagagatgCAGCCAAGAGACCAAGGGTAactctcaacatgatgctaccgcttccatgcttcactgatgggATAGTGTTCTCatggtgatgagcagtgttgtgTTTCTGCCAAATGTAGTACTTTCGTCATACCAGATAACCTTTTCCAACATGACCACTGAGTCTCTAATCATGTCTTTTGGCAAATTTCAAACATGATTTTATAGAGATCGTCATTTTTCCATAAACAGCTCAGCTTTGTGGAGTGGCCAGGCTATGGTAGTCCTGTGAACCAAGGGAGTggagttacccttggcctcttgaaACAAAAGCCTAATTTTGCGTACATTACAACACTATGCATACTGTGAATACTTATTCAACACACTATATGTTTGCATATTAAGTAAATTaccttctgttttttcttctattgttggctctgtctcagtctcttcttttttattttcctcagtGGGAGGTTCCTCTGCTGGTTTCACCTCCTCCGCTCCATCTGGAACATCATAAAGATTTTTCAGGATGCACCAAATTTAAAGTAGGtagaaacaacaacagaaaaaccaGGACTTGACTGCGAGGTCTTACAAACAACCAGTAATTTTTCTCTTACTGGACTCATCTTTGGGAGGGATGACTTTCTCCGAGTCTGTGCTGTTAGTTTTGCCATTCTCTGAGCTGGTGGAGTTCTTGTCTTTAGGTTTTGGTTTGGGCTTTGGCTTGGCAAACTTGGCTTTGTTGAGCAGGTAGGTGACCTCTCGGTCTAAGAGGGAGAGCTTGGCCTCAATGTCTTTAGATAGCAGCACGGGTTTCTCTGTAGGAGAGCGTTTCTCCTGCTCAGCCACAGTTTCATTCTTCCAGGTCTaccaataataaaataaacagggGAAAATAGGAGATGTTTCTAAAATAAGTTTGATAAAAATGCATAAGCTAAGTAATTAAGAGCTCACATTTGGAATCGGAATAAtcattattgtttattacaTACCATAGTCTCATTTATGACTCTCTCCAAGGTCTTCAGCTCAACTTCAGTAAAAATCTGGTCATCTTCTGATATCAATTTAGCACCCCTATACAGAAAACCGATTGATTAAACAAAAGCCAAATGTAAGTGTAAAAGTCTGTAAATCCTTCTCAGCTGGCACATCTGGAACAAC
This is a stretch of genomic DNA from Pangasianodon hypophthalmus isolate fPanHyp1 chromosome 17, fPanHyp1.pri, whole genome shotgun sequence. It encodes these proteins:
- the LOC113543522 gene encoding histone H2B 3; translated protein: MPDPAKSAPAPKKGSKKAVTKTQKKGDKKRRKTRKESYAIYVYKVLKQVHPDTGISSKAMGIMNSFVNDIFERIAGEASRLAHYNKRSTITSREIQTAVRLLLPGELAKHAVSEGTKAVTKYTSSK
- the LOC113543521 gene encoding histone H2A produces the protein MSGRGKTGGKARAKAKSRSSRAGLQFPVGRVHRLLRKGNYAERVGAGAPVYLAAVLEYLTAEILELAGNAARDNKKTRIIPRHLQLAVRNDEELNKLLGGVTIAQGGVLPNIQAVLLPKKTEKPAKSK